The stretch of DNA GTAACAATTATGATAACAATTATgatgagttttaaacatgttactgtcccaccaaattatttttaaacaataccttatgaaatgcttcattgagtgagtccactcaaatccggtcAAGCTCCTCacttacaatgagttgccacagcaaatgtttaacaagttaaacaatgattgacacatgcggcgtTTTGAAGTTCGTGTCTCTGGCAAGCTCAAatccaaacatctgtcaatcatcgttcacTTTATTAAGCAACTTcagtgcactcactgcctgaccaacagagAGCCGGGAGAGGGAGGAAGGGAGCGAGTGTGAGACTACACGATCGGCTCGGAACAGCTCatcggtattttttttttaactggaaaaaaaaatatgtgatggactaagggcgcgaagtttgaagataGAAGTAGCGGGGGACCACCGTACTCAATTCGTGTCAGATAactttcatgttgattttatcGAAGCACCGCATGTTTGTGTTGTGTGGTGATTTATCGCACCCCTGGTTTTCTCGTTTAGAGACATCTAGTGGCCATAATACTatcaaaatcaaataaaaaatgacatGAATTATTGGGGGCAGTaaatatgtattattattattttttttttatttatcagaCTGAAAATCATTTTCATAATTGACTTTATTGTTGTATTAATTTGTAAGTTGAttaatttcaaagaaaaattaatggaaaaaaaaaacgtgtgtaATTGGGGGCCGTAAGCACTTTTTGtaattgttattatttattaattcacTGCACTTAAAATCATTTTCATAATGTATTTAGTTATTTTACTAATTTGCAAGttcatttataaaaaaataacaaaaacaatccccaaaaaagaatttaaaaaatcaaataaaaatagtttattttaaattatttacattttaaatgatcaaaatcaaattaaattacagtatgtttttGTAATAACATTATTAAAGTTGATGATAGAAGGAATTCATGTCGATACATCATGAACGATCATATATCGTCATATCGGCCAGCACCAGCGTGCGTACTATACaggtgcgtaaatgtgtgtctgCATCTCACCCACAACCTAACACGGCGAGGCACTCGTCCGCACGTGGTAGCGCGGAGGAAGAAAGGGCGACGGAGGGCTCCCCGATGGCAAGTGGGGCCGCGCCGCCCTCGGGAGCGAGTCGCCGCGCAGGAGCGGATGAGGCGGGAAGGAGGCGGAAGAGGAGGATGAGGCGGGCGCGGCGTGCCGGAGCTGGACGGAGATCTCCGAGGACACGTCGGACGGGCTGCGGCTGCGCGGGGGCGGCGCCCACGCGTCGGGGTGCAGGAAGTGGCCGCTGTAGTCGCTGCAGTCCGACATGCGGGGGCGGTAGAGGGCGGGGTGCGGGCGGAACAGCTCTTCCTCGGCGTAGCGCTTCATGAACAGGTATACCGACATCACGCCGGCACCCTGAAACACACAGACGCCAACAAATTGACGGACAAAATATTGTAGAGTTCAAAAATACGTTCGATCGTTGGCAGCCCGTCCAAGTCCAAATGAGCGGAACGTCTATcgatgtcaatggcaaccaatgtgtTGATGAAACCTTCAATTTGAAACCCTACTTTGACCGCCAATTGATTTTTCAAAGCCACACTGTAGTTACGAAGTAGTAGTTTACTATACGACGCCAGGGtcgcattttgtctccagtagttttttgtttttatgttgaCTTTTGTATGTGCGTATATAACTATAAACTCATTATTTTAACACTTTGATTTCATATTACTTGATGATCTAATATTCAGTATTATTAGTTTGATTACACTTGCTTATTAATCTATTTGCATGGGTTCTGGTATTCTTCACACAGAGTTGGGCCACACACGCAcaccttaaagtgatcctctaccttaaatacatgtaggctctaataaaccacaattgttctctggtactaaaatatgttagagacacataaaatgttaaatcaatggcaatattttataatatttactacatattttgaccgttagttggtgccatggtttgcgggctcgcagtgatgacatcattgggatctttccaaatgtgtagcatgTTCAACAATTGTTCAACAAAAATGCCACGatatgctgcttttggatgcaatttccagtcaaatggaaacaaggggagtgaagtgagtggtcaaggtggaattattatttttagtgaataaatgtgcataagtggaagcttctccccctttttggtccctgtatgcactatcctacccaccacgcgttacaactggccgaacatttttcctggatcctcagtcaagtaagggatccgtctattttctggatccgatggtcccaccgcgtctgcaatattggtttcggatctgtcaattttttttaatacgtcGGTCCCACGGCGGGTTttcggatccgtctattttgtggaattgacggcctgatcgcggctgcaacattgccatgggatcggtctaattcctggatcttcgagtgagtaaaaaacgcggatttagattactattgctatcttttttgttgactattcttcgtgggagttttccccaaatcataccaaataatcaaagcactatggcacgctacagtgacgacagtgactcttacagggaccttacaacaatgttggagttcgtcagggaacgtgtgtttgcgtactgctgagctcccgagtgaagagtggtcaaggtggaaatattttttgtgaataaaatttgtataggtggaagcttctcccctttttggtacttttatacacgtatcctacctaccacgcgttacaatgtacaagacatggattacacaaggtgtggtcTTTGGCCTATACtgcatgtaaagcacacgacagctctggatgctaaaaatctacataattatattgggataagttagaAAACGCAAAATGCTtaacttgaatatctgctaataaaaccggagttcccaacagcatacgctccctcgctctgttgtcattgagtcttttgcccaacttttgtcttatcatgtatttgctgcacgcatttttccctgaagctcgtcttgtgaacgaccgacagtgctgtcctgctcctaacctttcagatctggttcaaataggaagggtagaaccgacgacatgttggaaaagctaacgagtgacacgctggaatttcggcaacgggcccggtgacgtcacgcactgcaacGTAACAagcatggcgacctatcacttaaaataattttacaaactttattaaaacaaaaacattaagaggggttttaatatcaaaatattataactcatactaacatttatcttttaagaattacttgtcttaaaaatagaggatccctttaaaaaaggTAAGCTCAGTAAACTAACAGGGTAACAGGACACGATGGCTCCAGACGGAGAAGCGAGGGAGAAGGTGGGCCACCTCCTTGAGAAGAGACACCTCATCTGTGACTCGTAATAGAATGTTAAATAACCACTCCTCTGAAGTTTATTAGATTGTGTACTGGCTGGAAAAAGTACTGATCCTGCCTTTCTTCCTGTATGCGCCAAAAAAAGGAACGATCATTCTGTACCTTAAGTAATATCTCTGGCATCAATACACTCGGAGAAGATTACTGTTTGTTTGTGAGACCATTTGTTGAATTTATTATTGTATCTTTTAAGTACTTTCCGTACACAGTAATTAATGAACACGCAGAATTGGTAGGTAATATACagcgctggccaaaagtattggcacccctgcgatgctcaatttctcccagaaaatgattgcaattacaaatgttttggtagtaatatcttcatttattttgcttgtaatgaaaaaatacaaaagaaaatggaaaaaaaaaattaaatcatcattttacacaaaactccaaaaagggccagaaaaaagtattggcaccctttgaaaaatcatgtgatgcttctctaatttgtgtagttAACAGCACGGCACggcaataattaaattacacttgcagacagttaaaatggatttaagttgactcgacctctgtcctgtgtctttgtGTCTACCATATTGAgcacggagaaaagaaagaagaccaaagaactgtctgaggacttcagaagcaaaattgcgatgaagcatgggcaatctcaaggctacaagtctatctccaaagacctgaatgttctgtgtcatcaataagtgtaaagatcGTGGCACTCTGGCtaatctccctagatgtggacggaaaagaaaaattgacgagagatttcaacggataaagaacctcgactaacatcctaacaagttcaagctgtcctgcagtccgagagtacaacagtgttaacccgtactatcctttgaagtctgaatgaaaagggagtcTATGGTaaagccagactggagtttgccaaaacttgccTGAGaatgccaaaaacgttttggaagaatgttctctggtcagatgagacaaaagtcgagatttttgggaaaaggcatcaacgtaGAGTttgcagggaaaaaaacaaggccttcaaagaaaagaacacggtcccacagtcaaacatggcggaggttcccctatgttttggggttgctttgctacctctggcactggactgcttgaccgtgtggatggcatgaagtctgaagactaacaacaaaaaatgtagggcccagtgtgagaaagctgggtctccctcagaggtcatgggtcttccagcaaggcaatgacccaaaacacacttcaaaaagcactagaaaatgctttgaaagaaagcactggagacttctaaagtggccagcaatgagtccagacctgaatcccatagaacacctgtggagcgatctgaaaatggcagtttggagaaggcacccttcaaatctcagagacctggagcagttgaccaaagaagaatggtctaaaattccagcagagcattgtaagaaactcattgattgaTGCCGGAAATGGttctttgcagttattttgtctgatGTCTGATTGTGCAACCAAgttttaggctgagggtgccaatacgtttgtccggcccatttttggagttttgtgtaaaatgataatgattatattttttttcattctcctttgtgttttttcattgtaagcaaaataaacGAAGATATTACttcaaaagcatttgtaattgctatcattttctgggagaaattgagcattatctgacggaattgcaggggtgctagtAGTTTTGGTCAACACTGTATAATATCTCTGGCATCAATACACTCAGAGAAGATTACTTTTTGAACATATTATTGTATCTTTTAAGTACTTTCCGTTCACGCTAATTAATGAACACGCAGAATAGATACAGTAGGTAATATAGTTACTCAACCTCTACTGGGGTCCAGTGGATGTCAAAACGTCAATTTTTAACAGCTTTTATAATTCATTTTAGGatttaattttctatatttagtatttttttattaatacaatttgtatGTACTTATGCATTCCTCTAATACCTTATACTGGTATATATTTGATAACTGTCAattcagacatcaaggagttcaACATCAGGCTTCCGCTATCGATTATTTCGATAATCGATTATTCTattgactagttagttcgaataatcgagtaatcggattacaaacatttaatgccttgcagaataaatttcaggagatataaaacataaaaaagtgtttatgcttgcaataatattgATTTTGGCCTGCTAagattgcatttaaaaaagagcattaaatgcatttaaacgtaaattaaaaatagctgagcttagcctcaaacagtagcAAAAAACTAAATCTTGGatctaagtaaaacaaaagaacaatatgCTAACTTGCAcaacaaaagtcagctagcttaaatgctacaaaatgctaagttgttgttgttttcttacAAAGCTTTGAACAACACGTTCAaacacatgttcccacaaaaaaataactgctaaactaaataacaaatgcaagcgaaaatataccttattttggtctgaacagggagcagcttgattcaatcatgtttgaggggttatggcatattcactgttgccaatagagggcagtatatacacccaaatcaataaaaataaatgcaacactgtcaaaacaaatcattacaacgtcactcaaATTAAACAACTatgcgaagcagcaaaattggattcgaagctttttttctaatccaattactcaatcgattaatcgttgcagcagtaATCAGAACCCCAGTATTGCGAAGCGTATGTGAAACCCACGAGTCAAATttggtttttaattttatgctGATTATTATAATTCTATGCTTATCCCTGACACTTGTAGCTGCGTCCATATCTGAGCATGACACATTGCCATGGCAACAAGcagacgtgtgtgtgtgtgttaatctCATTTAGTGCGgcttcaaggaaaaaaaaatggcaaagcAGTACAGAAAAGGAAGAAGGATTAAGGAAATAAAAGGAGTAAAAACGAAAGCGGCAGGAAGTAACATCCCGTGggaggaagtcaacaaaactgcaGATGATTCAAGTGACGATCATTCATGAATGTTGATGGCGTGACAATGTGTGCGTGGAAGTGTCCTTTTGTCACCTCTTTGAGCAGGAAGGAGGAGGCGGCCAGCGCGAAGGACCATCCGTAACGATAGTTGAAGAACTGCTCGGCCTCGCGCGGTCGATTCATCACTTCGTCGTTGATGCTGGAGATGTACAACACTAGGCCTACCACCAGGCTCAGCCCTGCACCGAAAAAAAATCATGGCTTTACTCAGGAAAGATAATGCtgcatatgatttttttttggttcaaaATTCACATTTTCATGCAGATCTGTACATAAAAATAGTACCTATATGTGACTGGACAATGACAGATGTCCAATTTATTGAAAATTGGATGGCTCTTTCGGTCCCACTGACGTCCcaagacgtcaatggcagatgatagttgatgtgtgctgcAATGTTAttgcagggctgtcaaaattatcgcgttaacaggcggtgattaatttttaaaaattaatgattaatttttaaaaattaatcacgttaaaatatttgacgcaattaacgcacatgccccgctcaaacagattaaaatgacagcacagtgcaatgtccacttgttacttgtgttttttggagttttgtcgccctctgctggcgcttgggtgcgagtgATTTTATAGGCCaatcacccatgagcattgtgtaattattgacatcaacaatggcgggctactagtttattttttgattgaaaattttacaaattttattcaaacgaaaacattaagaggggttttaatataaaatttctataacttgtactaacatttatcttttaagaactacaagtctttctatccagggattgctttaacagaatgttaataatgttaatgccatcttgttgatttattgttataataaacaaatacagtacttatgtactgtatgttgaatgtatatatccatcttgtgtcttatttttccattccaacaataatttacatgctttgaattgcgattaattacgattaattaggattaattgatttttaagatgtaattaactcgattaaacattttaatcgtttgacagccctaattattttatatttatatacaaaacaattacaaaataaagaaaaaatacaaataattttaattattttataatattaaaattatttgtatatttattttgtaatttttttgtttttgaatttcaaattttcttaaattaatttttaaactattttttttattttttatttatttgacatttaagacattttttagCCTTTTAAcggtaaaaatttgtttttaaacacattattttatatttatttaaattatattaataaCACATATTAATgattaatatacagtactgtgcaaaagttttagccaggacacctgcctaaaacttttgcacagtactgtatatatatattttttaattattaaatttattaggatcatggacgcttccacttggggaaaatatatacatacagtatatcctgtatatacataatataataaaaaaaaacttttgcacagtactgtatttccattcaaacaataatttacagaaaaatatggcatattttagagatggtttgaattgggtttaattatgattaattaatttttaagctgtaattaactcgattaaaaatttcactcgtttgacagccctaatatatgtatatatatatttatatttatatatgtagatTTAATGTATGGTTTGATTTTGAGGATCGTCTGCAAAAAGTTGGAATTCAAAGCTGTCACTGCCAAAGCTGTCCAGAAGGTGGCAGTGTTGCCTCGCTCATAGAGAGGAGGCCCATCAAGTATGGAAGCCTCAACGCCAACTTCAAACTTTATTCTGAATAAAATCTTACATTAAAGCTGTAGTTGgaactaatttcttcacatgccaaatagggtcacaagtaaagtaattaaacattgtccaacaaataaagcatgaaaaaataatttatatgttgtatatttgacaaaatagtcgcgtttccgaagttcgagcctgaaaggggacgaacccggaagtaatacgtcacaccgggaacgcgatggcacctccatacatacggccgccatacaaagcccttcaaacaatgatccaaacagcgttagatcaagcgcaagggaggagatccaagtttttgaagagttggaggaagaagaggagattgGAATTTTATATTATTAGCCAGACGCCAGTCAGGATgccaacaatgtgcctagacttcctgacatggaatggatacaagacccatcgagattacaacattggtaagatataggctgttattattttcatgagttgaagatgcaggcatttgcacataattttatggttttgtctatctgatgacatagtttaaaaaaaaaaaaaaaaatcagacttcatgttcattttggcagatccggcagctctcgtgcatattaaataataaaacaaaaacgttggggggggggggatgagtcgttgttatatcttgaccgagtgacccacacgacacctttattggcttttaaAACTTTACTCAACGTCTTGCCAAGTGACTCTGTACAATAACGTTTTTCTCTTAGTgaaggagtaaggcacaaacaataacacatctaaatgacatgcgtacACTCTACTGGTCAATtcccgtattacaactaaataatatccactatatcacagtcgCCGATGACTTTCTCCACTTTTTTGAGgcatcaataagaaaaaaaagtggcgtctaatggcgtgaggaaatgtagttttttcacacaagcgaacagattacaaagcaccaattcagtgttgtcccgagactacatttcccatgattcactgcgtggcctgcgcgctcgctgattcgctgccagacattaaaagcaacacttgtcacctgtcagcggctctcgcaaagcggcgaaacacaaactagaaggctatctgcAACATGACCGTGAATtatcgcgacgccgacccgcttatgtgcacatccacacccctttcccgattgatagtggattaaccctttcggacaagatcgtagatgacgcacaatttaaacacgcttaacctagcgaacgcaacaacaactatgatcggggatagcctcggctaacgtcgctagcttatactgttcattccacaacagttggcagcctctgctttgacaaagtcatcagtcatctatccaaaaatcacacttactttttggcaaatccttgatcataagcagaccggttaaggaagcaggcatcttcgaagtgtttgcagcagagaacactactcgatgatggcatgaaattcattcgcttcgtgcgaacgaaagatgtccatttacgtgccctgctatcctttggccactcatacaacttttcgtttgagtgagaacaaaacatcgccacacaccgccgtggcatcttaccgagaaacaatgcaacaaacaatactgttctatggcggacttccctcgcacttcccggtgtgacgtaatttccgaagatttccgaagattgccgaagaaaagcattttcgttgtcaagggcgttgctatgggttaaacaaagaatctggaagggttgcgtaaaaaaaaataatgaaaatatgcttataattgtttagccattgatattattcaaaaacatggttggccaaccttacttcaaagttcccctttaaaACCTTAAAAGTGATATGACATATGACAACAtgtgactttaaaatgatagcagagcATATTTTTGACAGATATCCATCCAAAGAAGTGACAGAATAGTCTTAATAATGAAAGTAGATCCTAATAAGTTTTCCTTTCTCAGCTTAAATATTAGCAgtgattatattttttaaatttatcaatcatcattaatatatattatatttattttatatacaccttcattaattgttgcagtgttaataaaagctggaaaaactgGAATACACTCTTGTTAAACACGctaaagtagtgctgcaatgattaatcgattaactcgagtcattcgattagaaaaaaaaaaaatcgaattaagcaaatattcaaagcagcaaaatttaattaacgtggcgttgtaatggtttgtttgaaAGTCTTAGGCATTTgggtttattgatttgagtggatacactgccctctagtggcaacagtgaatataaaaaaaaaaattcttatggctgagtccagctgctccctgttaagactaacatttttttttgagctaatgttttctttataatggagttgtaatttagtttataggtatatttagccgttttttgtgggaatatgtgtttgaaacatttgttaagagcgttgtaaaaaaatgctagcatttttatagcatttaagctagcggacttttgctatgtaagttagccaattattcttttgttgtactagatcctcatttatttttttcagtgtcccaaaaacgtatctatacgtcttttacgcccccccccccccccccccccccaaagacaTCTTTGagtcgtgattcaatttagttccaaagcacaaagctgaaaatccattttaaagcaataaaactggccactggagggcagtagcgcatttggtaagacctgcaacccgattcaacagcaacgaaaggccaagccgcacggccgggcaccggtggaagacgaccgaatggatgcctggcggcggacgaccgagcagaacaaccggtaggacgccaggcgctgtacaaccaagcagaacgaccgggaccacgagCGCAGCGGACcatgcctttgagtccgtgctgctcgtgagcagagcccgcagatacGTGTGCTAATGccgcagtgtctgtcatttcacatccagttctatatacatgtgatatttaccgtagcatcatgtgggtgtagtttgtaggctatctgctacagtcaggtattattggagccacatagcatcgcgtttgcaacagcgtcacaattcCCTTCCCTACTCGCCactgctgctctgctctctcatctccgtgagtccgtgacTCTcggacttttttcagtaacggtaacggcgtagcCAAgacgagaaaagtaattaattacattactcactactgaaaaaaataacgccgttagttacACAGTTATACTCTAacactgttattaacaacactgccaatatttagaaaaaagaATTCAAAATCTTACATGTACAGTACTAGTATattttgatcaggttacagttctcatttttgtgggactgtaaatccacaaatctgaATATGATCTGGCCAAGGTTCGTAaatattagtagtagacctctctgactactaccatactcaaaactatgcatttttgctATAGCATTATTTTggaaaatgagttaaatgtcCGACATGTGAGCTTTGATCtgcttacagttctcatttttttggtactgtaaatccacaattctgaataaattctggccaaggttgttaAATAtaagtagtggacctctctgtctcctaaaaaaactcaaaactacAGTACTGGCCAAAGGTTTGggtacacctcattcaatgcaacacaattgaaggtcccaaccccattgatacagcaataaattccactaatgaACCGTGAAAAAGcctacctgtgaagtcaaaaagcatttgaggtgactccctcttgaag from Corythoichthys intestinalis isolate RoL2023-P3 chromosome 22, ASM3026506v1, whole genome shotgun sequence encodes:
- the LOC130910253 gene encoding voltage-dependent calcium channel gamma-7 subunit-like, with product MSWFSTRALTLLSSSFGGCGLLLVGAAVSSDYWLLMEEGVVLQHNQSTQVKMALHSGLWRVCFVAGPENGRCVASDYFSDSEVEITTENTANILKMVRTATPFPVVSLLFVFIAVVVSSVGHVKPQRTILAFVSGIFFILSGLSLVVGLVLYISSINDEVMNRPREAEQFFNYRYGWSFALAASSFLLKEGAGVMSVYLFMKRYAEEELFRPHPALYRPRMSDCSDYSGHFLHPDAWAPPPRSRSPSDVSSEISVQLRHAAPASSSSSASFPPHPLLRGDSLPRAARPHLPSGSPPSPFLPPRYHVRTSASPC